In Methanobacterium paludis, the following proteins share a genomic window:
- a CDS encoding phosphohexomutase domain-containing protein gives MSLYVKEIRGVVNSEITNEFASNMGTMIGNFLKPGKNVVVGRDTSLFSQMIKRSITAGLMASGIGVIDFGVAPIPTVHYGASLYDTDVIITITASHLRPDEIAIKIFSDYKIPMAQKHAERVPWDKIGYLSYVYDYVDRYLNAVLENVEKEIIRSMGLKVVVDCANASTVPFMPQLLNILGCETILFGCQTTETSSKMFAEPTPETLSMVSDLVKSIGADLGMALDNDGDRIIFIDENGNIIRDQTVLGIFARESLIKNPGGTIVSSVVASRALDETVLKYEGNLIKAPVNLVLNKTIENKAVFGGDEPGMYIFPEFQDCFDAIFTGVKMIETICKQNKTLSQLAGEIPEYPRTGFSIECEHENKEDVLNNLKENLDEKGVSITTDGIRIDWEDAYILVRPSRFEPLMRVYIESKTSKKLDELSNELKNMIQDV, from the coding sequence ATGTCTTTGTATGTCAAAGAAATCAGAGGAGTAGTTAATTCAGAAATAACCAATGAATTTGCCTCAAACATGGGCACGATGATTGGAAATTTCTTAAAACCCGGAAAAAATGTTGTGGTTGGGCGAGATACAAGTTTATTCTCCCAGATGATAAAAAGATCCATTACAGCAGGTTTAATGGCATCAGGAATTGGAGTGATTGACTTTGGAGTGGCCCCAATACCCACGGTACATTACGGGGCTAGTCTGTACGATACAGACGTTATAATAACCATAACTGCATCTCATCTGCGCCCGGATGAGATCGCCATAAAAATATTCAGCGACTACAAAATTCCAATGGCACAAAAACATGCAGAGCGAGTCCCCTGGGACAAGATAGGATATCTCTCATATGTGTACGACTACGTTGACAGATATTTAAATGCAGTCCTCGAAAACGTAGAAAAAGAAATCATACGCAGTATGGGATTAAAAGTGGTTGTAGATTGTGCTAACGCTTCAACTGTACCCTTTATGCCACAACTTTTAAACATACTGGGATGTGAAACCATACTCTTCGGATGCCAGACAACCGAGACGAGCTCAAAAATGTTTGCAGAACCCACACCAGAAACTCTCTCCATGGTTTCAGACCTCGTAAAATCAATAGGCGCAGATCTTGGAATGGCCCTGGATAACGACGGGGATAGAATAATTTTTATTGATGAAAACGGTAACATAATCCGGGATCAGACGGTACTGGGAATATTTGCAAGGGAATCTTTGATCAAAAATCCAGGTGGAACTATTGTATCTTCTGTTGTAGCTTCAAGGGCTCTGGATGAGACAGTGCTAAAGTATGAAGGTAATCTGATAAAAGCCCCTGTAAATTTGGTTTTAAACAAAACCATAGAAAATAAAGCTGTTTTTGGTGGAGATGAGCCAGGGATGTACATATTTCCCGAGTTTCAGGATTGTTTCGATGCCATATTCACCGGTGTAAAGATGATCGAGACCATCTGCAAACAAAACAAAACACTTTCTCAACTGGCAGGGGAGATACCAGAATATCCTAGAACAGGTTTTTCAATAGAATGCGAGCATGAAAATAAAGAGGACGTCCTTAACAATTTAAAAGAGAATTTAGATGAAAAAGGAGTTTCAATAACCACAGATGGTATAAGAATTGATTGGGAAGATGCTTATATTCTTGTGCGGCCTTCAAGATTTGAACCTTTAATGAGAGTTTATATCGAATCCAAAACATCCAAAAAATTGGATGAATTGAGCAATGAATTAAAAAATATGATTCAAGACGTTTAA
- a CDS encoding 4Fe-4S binding protein, which yields MKHESIKKKLLLKCRKLGISMVGFAPVERWENPPKELPNTFKEWIPEEFWPQSIYPEAKTVVVIGLPVQLPIVETAPSIYYHELYKTVNALLDEKAYEISNFLTENGYPSIYLPRDSYGDIDVLLEKPIAFFSHKHAAYLAGMGSFGQNNVLLTHEYGPRVRFTSIFTTAEIEPDPLKTEDLCTRCMNCAESCPVKAIPLTENKDEFPQPMDKITCATRSKKLRNKHISPCGICIKVCPVGNDRKAFKREDINIYLEDESSNKDKDFNKYKKAWEHVKKYGSKQ from the coding sequence ATGAAACATGAATCCATTAAAAAAAAGCTGCTTTTAAAGTGCAGAAAACTTGGAATATCCATGGTGGGATTCGCACCGGTTGAAAGATGGGAAAATCCACCAAAAGAACTTCCAAACACATTTAAAGAGTGGATACCCGAAGAATTTTGGCCCCAATCCATATATCCTGAGGCCAAAACCGTTGTTGTTATAGGTCTCCCTGTGCAACTTCCCATAGTTGAAACAGCACCTTCAATCTATTACCATGAACTTTACAAAACTGTAAATGCCCTTTTAGATGAGAAGGCCTATGAAATTTCAAATTTCCTCACAGAAAATGGTTATCCATCCATCTATCTTCCAAGGGATAGTTACGGGGACATAGATGTTCTACTGGAAAAACCCATTGCATTTTTCTCCCATAAACACGCAGCATACCTTGCAGGAATGGGTTCATTTGGGCAGAACAACGTCCTGCTCACCCATGAATACGGTCCGAGAGTCAGGTTCACGTCAATATTCACAACAGCTGAAATAGAACCTGATCCTCTGAAAACAGAAGATCTGTGTACAAGGTGCATGAACTGCGCTGAAAGCTGCCCTGTAAAAGCCATACCATTAACTGAGAATAAAGACGAATTTCCACAACCAATGGATAAAATAACCTGTGCCACAAGGAGTAAAAAACTTAGAAACAAGCATATATCCCCATGTGGTATCTGCATCAAGGTTTGTCCTGTTGGAAACGATAGAAAAGCCTTCAAAAGAGAAGATATTAATATATATTTGGAAGATGAATCTTCCAATAAAGATAAAGATTTTAATAAATATAAAAAGGCATGGGAACATGTTAAAAAATATGGAAGCAAACAATAA
- the otsB gene encoding trehalose-phosphatase, whose translation MKYLFSHLKEFEKFKNDPKTAVITDIDGTISQIASKPDEAVVTPEMGNILTRLADKFKLVAVISGRPVRDAQKIVGVDNLLYVGSHGLEYMKNGKIHVEEEIERYVPIIKEVACKLEEEDSCNIEGVLFEDKGLCFSIHYRLCKEPEKAREIILDSLEDALKTTKNDNRCGNLKIKEGRKIVEIRPPIGYDKGTILEKITSENHVEKLVYFGDDITDNDAFSKLNQLKCENKLDGESVLVLSEEIPDYLKKNVSFFVEDVDEVHKFFKWLLND comes from the coding sequence GTGAAATACCTTTTTTCCCACCTTAAAGAATTTGAAAAATTCAAAAATGATCCAAAAACTGCCGTAATAACTGATATAGATGGTACCATAAGTCAAATAGCATCTAAGCCGGATGAAGCAGTAGTAACTCCTGAAATGGGGAATATTTTAACCAGATTGGCGGATAAATTTAAACTGGTTGCAGTTATAAGCGGACGGCCTGTTAGGGATGCCCAGAAAATTGTTGGAGTGGATAATTTACTCTATGTTGGAAGCCATGGTTTGGAATACATGAAAAATGGTAAAATTCACGTTGAAGAGGAAATTGAAAGGTACGTACCTATTATAAAAGAAGTTGCCTGTAAACTAGAAGAAGAGGACTCTTGTAATATTGAGGGAGTACTTTTTGAGGATAAGGGTCTCTGTTTTTCCATACATTATAGATTATGTAAAGAACCGGAAAAAGCAAGAGAAATTATATTGGATTCGCTTGAAGATGCCCTTAAAACTACAAAAAATGATAACAGATGTGGAAATCTTAAAATTAAGGAAGGACGTAAGATTGTGGAGATAAGACCCCCAATAGGCTATGATAAGGGCACAATCCTTGAAAAAATCACTTCTGAAAACCATGTCGAAAAACTTGTTTATTTTGGTGATGATATAACCGATAATGATGCATTTTCCAAGCTTAATCAACTTAAATGTGAAAATAAGCTTGATGGAGAGTCAGTACTTGTGCTTTCAGAGGAAATTCCAGATTATCTGAAAAAGAATGTCTCTTTTTTTGTTGAAGATGTTGATGAAGTCCATAAATTTTTCAAATGGCTTTTAAATGATTGA
- a CDS encoding inorganic phosphate transporter translates to MELLLVLGIVTAIYMAFNIAANDIGNSMGTVVGSGALKMRKALLIGALFEFLGAMFLGSNVIKTVGSGIVPPEFMTSLGAFIITLSAGIWITITLIKKIPISGSDAIVSSVLGYGIAYAGLNHLNLLTAGYIALSWVVSPLIGLASGFGVYYILKKGLLTKTRKLAYKDRLEKVFSYLQIGSSSLAALSVGAIDIAAATGVLYVTVGTTAGFDIKFLGALGLVFGILIAGNRITDTIGRRITELVPTRGFSAQVSAGTITLIFASLGMPISPTQTLVGSVIGVGMAHGTSTVKLDVIKHIATTWIVTIPACVAISATLYFVISYLF, encoded by the coding sequence ATGGAACTTCTATTGGTATTGGGTATTGTAACAGCCATTTACATGGCTTTCAATATTGCTGCAAACGACATTGGAAACTCCATGGGAACTGTTGTCGGAAGTGGAGCTCTTAAAATGAGGAAAGCTCTTTTAATTGGGGCTTTATTTGAATTTTTAGGGGCTATGTTCCTTGGAAGTAACGTTATAAAGACGGTTGGAAGCGGCATTGTGCCTCCTGAGTTTATGACAAGTCTCGGGGCTTTTATCATAACGTTATCTGCAGGCATCTGGATCACCATAACCCTCATAAAAAAAATACCAATATCTGGCTCAGATGCAATTGTAAGTTCAGTTCTGGGCTATGGCATTGCATACGCCGGCCTTAATCATTTGAACCTTCTTACAGCAGGTTACATAGCATTAAGCTGGGTCGTATCCCCCTTAATAGGCCTTGCATCTGGTTTTGGAGTGTATTACATCCTTAAAAAAGGTTTATTAACTAAAACTCGAAAACTGGCATACAAAGACAGGTTGGAGAAGGTTTTCTCTTATCTTCAAATTGGAAGTTCATCCCTTGCTGCGCTAAGCGTTGGTGCAATAGATATAGCGGCAGCAACCGGAGTATTATACGTAACAGTTGGAACAACCGCTGGTTTCGATATTAAATTTTTAGGTGCTCTGGGACTTGTATTTGGAATTTTAATTGCAGGAAATCGGATAACTGACACCATTGGTAGGCGGATAACTGAGCTGGTTCCAACAAGGGGTTTTTCAGCCCAGGTTTCAGCTGGAACCATTACACTTATTTTTGCATCCTTGGGAATGCCAATATCTCCAACACAAACGCTTGTAGGCTCTGTAATTGGGGTTGGAATGGCTCACGGAACCTCAACTGTTAAACTTGACGTTATTAAACATATAGCCACCACATGGATCGTGACCATTCCAGCATGTGTGGCCATTTCTGCAACACTTTACTTCGTTATTTCTTATTTATTTTAA
- a CDS encoding alpha,alpha-trehalose-phosphate synthase (UDP-forming) — translation MFKTQIRYVGGVKIQNNGQNAKIDKFLEDKHLIVASNRGPVEFHKRDDGNIETRRGAGGLVSTLLPIMETVNGTWIASAMTEGDVEVARKFPGYRVPFPEDKPKFWVPFVVVDPERYKEYYSVISNPLLWFVQHYMWNPPYTPEIDDSIHKAWKNGYDYVNRKFADKVIEEAKINGKEAMIMLQDYHLYLCPTYIREKLGDIFLNQFIHIPWPQPEYFCILPNYMEESIIKGLLANDIIGFHIKKYVNNFLRTCEPYVDNVDFKKGTLDYEGRKILVKDYPISVDDKGLKELSKTDEVLEKEKTINEIKGDCFLIYRTDRADLSKNIIRGFRAYDDFLEKHPEFHGKVKFLTTGKPTRQQIKEYRAYRMEIHKIVGYINAKYSKEGWKPIEEIFKADYLLVTAAFKHYDCLMVNPICDGMNIVSKEGSVVNENGGVLILSEHAGSYEELKDYSLNVNPFDITQTSEAIYQAVTMGQKERKRRLNGIKKIVSERNIYHWITDQFDDIETHYSENSSNCNRN, via the coding sequence ATGTTTAAAACTCAAATTAGATATGTAGGAGGTGTAAAAATTCAAAATAATGGCCAAAACGCCAAAATAGACAAATTTTTAGAGGACAAACATTTGATCGTTGCGTCCAACAGAGGTCCAGTTGAATTCCATAAAAGAGATGATGGAAATATAGAAACCAGACGTGGCGCAGGAGGTTTGGTCTCAACCCTGCTTCCAATTATGGAAACTGTTAATGGAACATGGATAGCAAGTGCGATGACAGAGGGCGATGTGGAAGTTGCACGTAAATTTCCCGGATACAGAGTGCCTTTTCCAGAGGATAAACCCAAATTTTGGGTTCCATTTGTTGTGGTTGACCCCGAAAGGTACAAAGAGTACTACAGTGTGATAAGCAATCCATTACTCTGGTTTGTCCAGCATTACATGTGGAATCCTCCTTACACCCCTGAAATTGATGATAGCATCCACAAAGCATGGAAAAATGGTTATGACTATGTTAACAGGAAGTTTGCAGATAAGGTAATAGAAGAAGCAAAAATAAACGGTAAGGAAGCCATGATCATGCTGCAAGACTACCACCTTTATTTATGTCCAACTTACATTCGAGAGAAGCTTGGAGACATATTTTTAAACCAGTTTATCCATATTCCATGGCCACAACCAGAATACTTCTGTATTTTACCAAATTACATGGAAGAATCCATTATAAAAGGACTTCTAGCAAATGACATCATAGGTTTTCACATAAAAAAGTACGTGAACAATTTTTTGAGAACTTGCGAACCCTACGTAGATAATGTGGATTTTAAGAAGGGCACATTAGATTATGAAGGCCGTAAAATCCTTGTTAAGGATTATCCCATCTCCGTTGATGATAAAGGACTTAAAGAACTGTCAAAAACAGATGAAGTTTTAGAAAAGGAAAAAACCATCAATGAAATAAAAGGGGACTGCTTTTTGATCTACAGAACAGACAGAGCAGACCTCAGCAAAAATATAATAAGGGGTTTCAGGGCCTACGACGATTTCCTGGAAAAACATCCGGAATTCCATGGAAAAGTCAAATTTTTAACCACAGGAAAACCAACAAGACAACAGATCAAAGAGTACAGAGCGTACAGAATGGAAATACATAAAATAGTCGGATATATCAACGCAAAATATTCAAAAGAAGGTTGGAAACCCATAGAAGAGATTTTCAAAGCAGATTATCTCCTTGTAACCGCTGCATTTAAGCATTACGACTGTTTAATGGTAAATCCCATCTGTGACGGTATGAACATAGTTTCAAAGGAAGGATCAGTTGTAAACGAGAACGGAGGCGTTTTAATCCTATCAGAACATGCTGGATCCTATGAAGAACTCAAGGATTATTCTTTAAATGTTAACCCATTTGATATCACACAAACTTCAGAAGCAATATACCAAGCAGTTACTATGGGTCAAAAAGAGCGTAAAAGACGTTTAAATGGTATAAAAAAGATCGTTAGTGAAAGAAATATTTACCACTGGATCACGGATCAGTTTGATGATATTGAGACTCATTACTCAGAGAACAGCAGTAATTGCAACCGTAATTAA
- a CDS encoding sugar phosphate nucleotidyltransferase: MVKAIIMAGGKGTRLRPLTFIRPKPMIPLVNRPIIQHTVERLKLFGLKDVIMTLNYMSGNVKSYFKNGSNMGVNIDYSVERSPLGTGGSVRKAKKYVDKTFLVLSGDVISNINFKDILKFHKEKGAIATLVLTKVDDPSHFGIAVLDEGAKITNYLEKPAPSEVFSKIANTGIYVFEPEIFDFFEDKKGEVDFSNEIFPKLIEENAGIYGYVFDGYWNDVGRPESYLKATYDILNQKVKQTIYKAMIKPGIGKIGNIWTGKNIHMGKRVRIEGPVVIGSNCIIDDGSTISKGSVIGDNVFIGKNTNIQGSVILKDSVIKENSFLSGCIIDTKCRIEKNSIIEDGVVAGSRVRIGENSVVKSSRHIKNRIKILPDSIIDADLSVE; encoded by the coding sequence TTGGTAAAAGCTATAATAATGGCCGGAGGTAAGGGAACAAGATTACGTCCCTTGACATTTATTAGGCCAAAACCTATGATTCCTCTGGTAAACAGGCCCATAATACAGCATACAGTTGAAAGATTGAAACTCTTTGGACTTAAAGATGTTATAATGACCCTGAACTACATGTCAGGCAATGTAAAGAGTTACTTCAAAAATGGCTCTAATATGGGTGTTAACATAGATTACTCTGTAGAAAGATCTCCATTGGGCACAGGAGGGAGTGTTCGGAAAGCTAAAAAGTATGTAGATAAAACTTTCTTAGTTTTAAGTGGCGATGTAATAAGTAATATTAATTTTAAAGATATATTAAAATTTCATAAAGAAAAAGGAGCAATTGCAACCTTGGTACTAACCAAAGTGGACGATCCTTCCCATTTCGGAATAGCTGTGCTGGATGAAGGGGCTAAAATAACAAACTACCTCGAAAAACCAGCTCCCAGCGAAGTATTCAGCAAAATTGCAAATACAGGTATCTACGTTTTTGAACCTGAAATATTCGACTTTTTTGAGGATAAAAAAGGTGAGGTTGATTTTTCAAACGAAATCTTCCCCAAACTCATCGAAGAAAATGCAGGGATATATGGATACGTGTTTGATGGCTACTGGAACGATGTAGGAAGGCCTGAAAGTTATCTTAAGGCAACCTACGATATACTAAACCAGAAGGTCAAACAAACGATTTATAAAGCGATGATAAAACCTGGAATCGGTAAGATTGGAAATATATGGACCGGTAAAAATATCCATATGGGCAAAAGAGTGAGAATTGAAGGGCCTGTGGTAATTGGAAGTAACTGCATAATAGATGATGGCAGTACAATATCTAAAGGCTCTGTTATTGGAGATAATGTATTTATAGGAAAGAACACCAACATTCAGGGCTCTGTAATCCTTAAAGATAGTGTTATAAAAGAAAATTCCTTCCTCAGCGGTTGTATAATAGACACAAAATGTCGCATCGAAAAGAATAGCATAATAGAAGATGGTGTTGTAGCAGGTAGCAGGGTTAGAATAGGGGAAAATTCTGTTGTAAAATCTTCAAGACATATAAAAAATAGGATTAAAATTTTACCAGACTCCATTATAGATGCAGATTTATCGGTAGAATAA
- a CDS encoding DUF6790 family protein yields MDMLYLWIILAVICALAHLFLSKTPKTKNRVIELFLMYTLVVMVGFTSIWAFLGHAFLANQIAAYIGWPAGNPFQFEVAMANLSYGILGILCIKFRDNFWTATVVAFTTFYWGAAYGHVMDIMNHANYAAGNAGAVLYFDMVLPVVLIVLLLAYRMTLKKSLN; encoded by the coding sequence ATGGATATGTTATATCTTTGGATCATTTTAGCAGTAATCTGTGCTTTGGCACATCTTTTCTTAAGTAAAACTCCTAAAACTAAAAATAGGGTTATAGAACTTTTTTTAATGTACACTCTTGTGGTAATGGTTGGTTTTACCAGCATTTGGGCATTTTTAGGGCATGCGTTCCTGGCAAATCAGATTGCAGCATATATTGGGTGGCCAGCAGGAAATCCCTTCCAGTTTGAAGTAGCAATGGCCAACTTGTCCTATGGTATCCTGGGCATTTTATGCATTAAGTTTCGTGACAACTTCTGGACAGCAACAGTTGTAGCATTTACTACATTTTACTGGGGAGCTGCCTATGGTCATGTAATGGACATAATGAACCATGCAAACTACGCAGCCGGAAATGCGGGTGCAGTGCTTTACTTTGATATGGTATTACCTGTGGTTCTTATAGTTCTGCTTTTAGCCTACAGAATGACTTTGAAAAAGAGTTTAAATTAA
- a CDS encoding cation diffusion facilitator family transporter gives MDRKEREKTGKKAVSVAISGNIILTILNFAVGTLSGSVALVAESSHTLSDVLTSIITAIGFRIGMIPPDSDHPFGHGRAEPLTGLVIVVFLVIIAFEILSEVYRKLTAGGVLTPPDMTAALMAIVGIGANLAMTTYMMCAGNKINSPAIVADAQHQKVDIFSCSAILIGVIGSRMGIPVLDPIVAIFISIMVLKTAFDIGNKNINSLMGTLPSKEILVDIKTAALSVEGVFGIHKVRINYVGPYASLDLHVEVMDNLTLKEAHKIAHNVEKKVIERVEDIAMVTVHVCPKGESFCVESLNKPIPKK, from the coding sequence TTGGATAGAAAAGAGAGAGAGAAAACCGGTAAAAAGGCAGTTTCAGTGGCAATATCCGGAAACATCATATTGACCATTTTAAATTTCGCAGTGGGAACACTTTCTGGCAGTGTAGCTCTTGTTGCAGAGTCATCACACACACTTTCCGATGTTTTAACCTCCATAATAACGGCCATAGGATTCCGAATCGGGATGATACCCCCAGACAGTGATCATCCCTTCGGTCATGGTCGTGCAGAACCTTTAACCGGTCTTGTAATCGTTGTTTTCCTTGTGATCATTGCATTTGAAATACTTTCAGAAGTTTACAGGAAATTAACTGCAGGAGGGGTTTTAACCCCACCAGATATGACTGCGGCACTTATGGCCATCGTTGGAATCGGTGCAAACCTTGCAATGACCACTTACATGATGTGTGCAGGAAATAAAATAAACAGCCCCGCCATAGTTGCAGATGCACAGCATCAGAAGGTGGATATATTTTCATGTTCAGCCATATTAATCGGTGTGATTGGCTCAAGGATGGGAATACCTGTTTTAGACCCAATAGTTGCGATTTTTATATCCATAATGGTTTTAAAGACTGCATTTGACATAGGAAATAAAAATATAAACAGTTTAATGGGCACTCTGCCATCGAAGGAGATTCTGGTTGATATAAAAACAGCAGCCCTGTCTGTTGAAGGTGTTTTTGGAATTCACAAGGTCCGAATAAATTATGTGGGTCCTTACGCTTCCCTTGATCTTCACGTTGAAGTTATGGATAATTTAACCCTTAAAGAAGCACATAAAATAGCCCATAATGTTGAAAAGAAAGTAATCGAAAGGGTTGAAGATATAGCCATGGTAACCGTCCATGTCTGCCCAAAAGGTGAAAGTTTTTGTGTGGAATCCTTAAATAAACCAATACCTAAAAAATAG
- a CDS encoding aminotransferase-like domain-containing protein, with protein MKDLFASRMSKVPRSFVREILKVTEDPEIISFAGGLPNPNSFPHKEIAEAASKVLKENGKEALQYSTTEGYKPLREWIAERYRSKGLKVHPDNILITNGSQQGLDLVGKIFVDRDDKILVERPTYLAAIQSFGLYEPNFISVPLVEDGADPSALEDILSSGRIKLFYSIPNFQNPTGTTYSKKRRQEIASILQKYGTILVEDNPYGEIRFMGSDIPPIKCYLENSVLLGSFSKIVSPGIRLGWIVADDEVMEKLVIAKQASDLHSNYLAQRIVYRYLMDYDVEEHLKNIKKMYKKQRDLMVAMIKKYFPQNVKFTQPEGGMFLWVTLPQDVSSMELFNIAIKQKVAFVPGEAFYTDDPEKNTLRLNFSNSSNEKIEEGIKRLGNAIKKLINDNKK; from the coding sequence ATGAAGGATTTATTCGCATCAAGAATGTCAAAAGTTCCAAGATCATTTGTAAGAGAAATTTTGAAGGTCACAGAAGACCCTGAGATCATATCCTTTGCAGGAGGACTTCCAAATCCTAATTCATTTCCCCACAAGGAGATTGCAGAGGCAGCATCCAAGGTTTTGAAAGAAAATGGGAAAGAAGCACTCCAGTACAGCACAACTGAAGGTTACAAACCGTTAAGGGAATGGATAGCAGAGCGCTACAGATCTAAAGGCCTTAAAGTTCATCCAGACAATATATTAATTACAAATGGTTCTCAACAGGGTCTTGACCTTGTTGGAAAGATTTTTGTAGATCGTGACGATAAAATCCTTGTTGAAAGACCCACTTACCTTGCAGCGATACAATCTTTTGGTTTATACGAGCCGAATTTTATTTCAGTTCCCCTAGTTGAAGATGGAGCAGACCCCAGTGCCCTTGAAGATATTCTGAGCTCTGGCAGAATAAAACTGTTTTATTCCATTCCCAACTTCCAGAATCCTACAGGAACAACGTATTCCAAAAAGAGAAGACAGGAAATAGCCAGCATTCTCCAAAAATACGGTACAATACTGGTTGAAGACAATCCCTACGGTGAAATAAGGTTCATGGGTTCAGATATACCTCCAATAAAATGTTACCTGGAAAACTCTGTGCTTCTTGGTTCATTCTCAAAGATAGTTTCCCCTGGAATTAGGCTTGGTTGGATAGTTGCAGATGACGAGGTTATGGAAAAACTGGTCATAGCAAAGCAGGCCTCAGACCTGCACAGTAATTATCTTGCCCAGAGGATAGTTTACAGATATTTAATGGATTATGATGTGGAAGAACACCTAAAAAACATAAAGAAGATGTACAAAAAACAGAGAGACCTTATGGTTGCCATGATAAAAAAGTACTTCCCTCAGAATGTGAAATTCACCCAACCTGAAGGTGGGATGTTTTTATGGGTAACACTACCTCAAGATGTATCTTCAATGGAGCTTTTCAACATTGCAATAAAACAGAAGGTTGCATTCGTTCCAGGCGAAGCTTTTTACACGGATGATCCTGAAAAAAATACACTGCGACTTAACTTCTCAAATTCAAGTAATGAAAAGATAGAAGAAGGAATAAAAAGACTTGGGAATGCTATTAAAAAGTTAATCAATGATAATAAGAAGTAA
- a CDS encoding pyridoxal phosphate-dependent aminotransferase, with the protein MKTSKRVKSISLSGIRKMFELVGEDSINLGLGEPDFDTPHHIRNAAVEALKESFTHYTVNKGILELREAISNKLECENNVEADPESIIVTVGASEALFMCMQAIVDSGDEVLVPDPGFVSYDACVKLSGGVSVPVKLEEENEFRMTPENVLENITDKTKAIVLNSPSNPTGAVMKKEDIKGVAEIADDHDLVLISDEIYEKIIYEGKHYSPGSFCENSVTINGFSKAYAMTGFRIGYVAANPELTEEMLKVHQYNTACASSISQKAALQALKGPQDSVGEMVAEFKRRRNLIVKRLNDMGVECSAPHGAFYVFPKIENSQEFVSESLKRDVVVVHGDAFGKYGSENVRFSYATSYEEIEEAMDRLENINF; encoded by the coding sequence ATGAAAACTTCAAAAAGAGTTAAATCAATAAGTCTTTCAGGAATAAGGAAAATGTTCGAACTCGTTGGGGAAGACTCAATAAACCTAGGGTTGGGAGAGCCTGACTTTGACACACCCCACCACATAAGAAATGCTGCTGTAGAAGCCTTAAAAGAAAGTTTTACACATTACACAGTAAATAAAGGTATTTTAGAACTTAGGGAAGCCATATCCAACAAGTTAGAATGTGAAAATAACGTGGAAGCTGATCCTGAGTCCATAATAGTGACTGTCGGGGCAAGCGAGGCACTTTTCATGTGCATGCAGGCAATTGTTGATAGTGGAGACGAGGTTCTGGTACCGGATCCGGGTTTTGTCTCTTACGACGCATGTGTGAAGCTTTCAGGAGGAGTTTCAGTTCCTGTCAAACTTGAAGAAGAAAATGAGTTCAGGATGACGCCTGAAAACGTCCTTGAAAATATAACGGACAAAACTAAGGCCATAGTTTTGAACTCACCTTCAAACCCAACAGGTGCTGTCATGAAAAAGGAGGATATAAAGGGAGTGGCTGAAATTGCAGACGACCATGATTTAGTTCTGATATCCGATGAGATATACGAAAAAATAATCTATGAAGGCAAGCATTACAGTCCCGGAAGTTTTTGCGAAAATTCTGTGACTATTAACGGTTTTTCAAAGGCTTATGCAATGACTGGCTTCAGGATAGGGTATGTTGCAGCAAATCCTGAGTTAACAGAGGAAATGTTAAAGGTCCATCAGTACAACACAGCATGTGCAAGTTCAATATCCCAAAAAGCTGCCCTTCAAGCCCTCAAAGGTCCGCAAGATAGTGTGGGTGAAATGGTTGCTGAATTCAAAAGGCGGAGAAATCTCATTGTGAAAAGATTGAATGATATGGGGGTTGAGTGCTCAGCACCGCACGGTGCCTTTTATGTTTTCCCTAAAATTGAAAATTCCCAGGAATTCGTTTCTGAATCCTTAAAAAGGGATGTTGTGGTGGTCCATGGGGATGCATTCGGAAAGTATGGCAGTGAAAATGTTAGGTTTTCATACGCCACATCCTACGAGGAAATAGAAGAAGCTATGGATAGGTTGGAGAATATAAACTTTTAA